The Streptomyces sp. DH-12 genome has a window encoding:
- a CDS encoding SDR family oxidoreductase, with amino-acid sequence MALSTPVNGKVAVITGADSGIGRATAVRLAAAGMDVGITYLSDREGAEETAEEVRAHGCRAEVVRLDLTELPGAADTVDDLCDRLGRVDVLVNNAGTGTSTPFLDLAPEKVREVLDVDLLGPFLCSQKAARHMIRQGDGGRIVNVTSVHEHQPRVGAAPYCAAKGGLGLLTQVMALELAEHGITVNAVAPGEIATPMTGQEDTDPHTESRPGIPLGRPGDAREVAAVIAFLAGPDASYVTGASWSVDGGMLRMGPQAGSHLTSDDWRRP; translated from the coding sequence ATGGCACTCTCCACCCCCGTCAACGGCAAGGTCGCCGTGATCACCGGCGCGGACTCCGGCATCGGCCGGGCCACCGCCGTACGGCTCGCCGCCGCAGGCATGGACGTGGGCATCACGTACCTCAGCGACCGCGAGGGCGCGGAGGAGACCGCGGAGGAGGTGCGAGCGCACGGCTGCCGCGCCGAGGTCGTCCGCCTCGACCTGACCGAGCTGCCCGGCGCCGCCGACACCGTGGACGACCTGTGCGACCGGCTCGGCCGTGTCGACGTGCTGGTCAACAACGCCGGCACCGGCACGAGCACGCCCTTCCTCGACCTGGCGCCCGAGAAGGTGCGGGAGGTGCTCGACGTCGACCTGCTCGGCCCGTTCCTGTGCTCGCAGAAGGCGGCGCGGCACATGATCCGGCAGGGCGACGGCGGCCGGATCGTCAACGTGACCTCCGTGCACGAGCACCAGCCGCGGGTCGGGGCCGCCCCGTACTGCGCGGCCAAGGGCGGCCTCGGACTGCTGACCCAGGTGATGGCGCTGGAGCTGGCCGAGCACGGCATCACGGTGAACGCGGTCGCCCCCGGTGAGATCGCCACCCCGATGACCGGCCAGGAGGACACCGACCCGCACACCGAGAGCCGCCCCGGCATCCCCCTCGGCCGGCCCGGCGACGCCCGTGAGGTCGCCGCGGTGATCGCCTTCCTCGCCGGCCCCGACGCCTCGTACGTCACCGGCGCCTCCTGGAGCGTGGACGGCGGGATGCTCCGCATGGGACCGCAGGCCGGCTCGCACCTGACGAGCGACGACTGGCGGCGTCCCTGA
- a CDS encoding HAD family hydrolase, with the protein MNRAAVFDVDGTLADTNHLHVTAWWEAFRQAGHQVPMHAIHRAVGLPSADLIAHLLGEDRDTSQDAGLSAAHKTLYGQYFDRLPALPDAGRLLERLHDDGWTVVLATSAGGAELGALRRAVDADRAISATASADDVDEGKPAPEPVEHALELAGVPAERAVFVGDTVWDMRAASRAGVRCVGLLCGGIPRADLTEAGADVVYDDPAHLLASLADSPLA; encoded by the coding sequence ATGAACCGTGCGGCGGTGTTCGACGTCGACGGCACTCTGGCCGACACCAACCATCTGCACGTCACGGCCTGGTGGGAGGCGTTCCGGCAGGCCGGCCACCAGGTGCCGATGCACGCGATCCACCGCGCGGTGGGCCTGCCCTCCGCCGACCTGATCGCGCATCTGCTCGGGGAGGACCGGGACACCTCGCAGGACGCCGGGCTGAGCGCCGCGCACAAGACGCTGTACGGGCAGTACTTCGACCGGCTGCCGGCGCTGCCGGACGCCGGGCGGCTGCTGGAGCGGCTGCACGACGACGGCTGGACGGTGGTGCTCGCCACCTCGGCGGGCGGGGCGGAGCTGGGCGCGCTGCGCCGGGCGGTCGACGCGGACCGGGCGATCTCCGCCACGGCGAGCGCCGACGACGTCGACGAGGGCAAGCCGGCGCCCGAGCCCGTGGAGCACGCGCTGGAGCTGGCCGGGGTGCCCGCCGAACGCGCGGTGTTCGTCGGTGACACGGTGTGGGACATGCGGGCGGCCTCCCGGGCCGGGGTGCGCTGTGTGGGCCTGCTGTGCGGCGGCATCCCGCGCGCCGACCTGACCGAGGCGGGCGCGGACGTGGTGTACGACGACCCGGCGCATCTGCTGGCCTCGCTGGCGGACTCCCCCCTGGCGTGA
- a CDS encoding aromatic acid exporter family protein, which produces MTRVIDGTENEDPGGRLARAADAVRWEARSVGRAARAALRGPGRERDLLVQSLKAALAALLAWLVAQVWLGDPMALMAPWVALVLVQATVYSSLVQGARQFAAICIGALVASGAQAVTDDTTGAIALSVPVLVLLSNWPRFGDQGIYAATTAVFTIATGTVSAEAVGHRLGQAALGGAIGVAVNALVLPPVHLRDVRENLAALAREAGEVLHAVAEDLREGDWDAQTAANRLSAAKRLQDRLDSLRSARGWSRESLRLTSGLLRKLHRAPTEALPSQDEDERFGRITGHVTALTRSLAVAADEERSPAAPDPEVLRSYGKLLELLGDSCRAEADRLLGEEGTADPLLDERTDAAMRDLHTRLQEGLRAEAGQGAARTAVLGTLVLQAENLWADLDPDARGR; this is translated from the coding sequence ATGACGCGGGTGATCGACGGGACGGAGAACGAGGACCCGGGCGGGCGGCTGGCCCGGGCGGCGGACGCCGTGCGGTGGGAGGCGCGCTCGGTCGGCCGGGCGGCGCGGGCCGCCCTACGCGGGCCGGGGCGGGAGCGGGACCTGCTGGTCCAGTCGCTGAAGGCGGCTCTGGCGGCGCTGCTGGCCTGGCTGGTGGCGCAGGTGTGGCTCGGCGACCCGATGGCGCTGATGGCGCCCTGGGTCGCGCTGGTGCTGGTGCAGGCCACGGTGTACAGCTCGCTGGTGCAGGGGGCGCGGCAGTTCGCCGCGATCTGCATCGGCGCGCTGGTGGCGTCGGGGGCGCAGGCGGTCACCGACGACACCACGGGCGCGATCGCCCTGTCGGTGCCCGTCCTGGTGCTGCTGTCGAACTGGCCGCGCTTCGGCGACCAGGGCATCTACGCGGCGACCACGGCCGTGTTCACCATCGCCACGGGCACGGTGAGCGCGGAGGCCGTGGGACACCGGCTGGGGCAGGCGGCGCTCGGCGGGGCCATCGGCGTGGCGGTGAACGCGCTCGTCCTGCCGCCCGTCCACCTCCGGGACGTCCGGGAGAACCTCGCGGCGCTGGCCCGGGAGGCGGGCGAGGTGCTGCACGCCGTCGCCGAGGACCTGCGCGAGGGCGACTGGGACGCGCAGACGGCGGCCAACCGGCTGAGCGCGGCGAAACGGCTGCAGGACCGGCTGGACTCGCTGCGTTCGGCGCGCGGCTGGAGCAGGGAGAGCCTGAGGCTGACGTCGGGTCTGCTGCGCAAGCTGCACCGCGCGCCGACGGAGGCGCTGCCGTCACAGGACGAGGACGAACGCTTCGGCCGGATCACCGGCCATGTCACGGCGCTGACCCGCAGCCTGGCCGTCGCCGCGGACGAGGAGCGCTCCCCGGCCGCGCCGGACCCGGAGGTGCTCCGCTCCTACGGAAAGCTGCTGGAACTCCTCGGGGACAGCTGCCGCGCGGAGGCGGACCGGCTGCTGGGCGAGGAGGGGACGGCGGATCCGCTGCTGGACGAGCGGACCGACGCGGCCATGCGGGACCTGCACACCCGGCTCCAGGAGGGTCTGAGGGCGGAGGCCGGGCAGGGCGCGGCGCGGACGGCGGTCCTGGGCACGCTGGTGCTCCAGGCGGAGAACCTGTGGGCGGACCTCGACCCGGACGCGCGGGGCCGCTGA
- a CDS encoding SDR family oxidoreductase, translated as MSSAAGLRVVVTGATGNVGTSVVRALAEEPEVASVRGLARRIPDWSPPKTEWSAVDLASDRFDLVREFAGADAVIHLAWAFQPTHDPATTWRSNVLGSMRVFDAVARAEVPTLVHASSVGAYSPGPKDHAVDETWPTHGWPDAAYCREKAYLERALDIVERDRPSLRVVRMRPAFLFKRESASEQRRIFGGRYLPGQLARPDLLPFLPDVPGLRMQVLHTDDAAQAYRLAVLSAEARGPYNLAAEPTVDVELLGEMFGARRVRLPRAAARSAVAAAWGLRLLPASPHLFDAVLRLPLMDCTRARVELGWRPTRTATQVVEEFLLGMRQGAGESTAPLHGSAVG; from the coding sequence GTGAGCAGCGCAGCGGGACTCAGGGTCGTCGTCACCGGCGCCACCGGAAACGTCGGGACCAGCGTGGTGCGGGCCCTCGCGGAGGAACCGGAGGTCGCCTCCGTACGGGGGCTGGCCCGGCGGATCCCCGACTGGTCGCCGCCGAAGACCGAGTGGTCGGCGGTGGACCTGGCCTCGGACCGGTTCGATCTGGTGCGGGAGTTCGCGGGCGCCGACGCGGTGATCCATCTGGCCTGGGCGTTCCAGCCCACGCACGACCCCGCGACCACCTGGCGCAGCAATGTGCTGGGCAGCATGCGGGTGTTCGACGCGGTGGCCCGGGCGGAGGTGCCGACGCTGGTGCACGCCTCGTCGGTGGGGGCGTACTCCCCCGGCCCGAAGGACCACGCGGTGGACGAGACGTGGCCGACGCACGGCTGGCCGGACGCGGCGTACTGCCGGGAGAAGGCGTATCTGGAGCGTGCCCTGGACATCGTGGAGCGGGACCGGCCCTCCCTCAGGGTGGTGCGGATGCGGCCCGCGTTCCTCTTCAAGCGCGAGTCGGCGAGCGAGCAGCGCCGCATCTTCGGCGGCCGCTACCTGCCGGGGCAGCTGGCCCGCCCCGATCTGCTGCCGTTCCTGCCGGACGTCCCCGGGCTGCGGATGCAGGTGCTGCACACCGACGACGCGGCGCAGGCGTACCGGCTGGCCGTCCTGTCCGCCGAGGCGCGCGGGCCGTACAACCTGGCGGCGGAGCCGACGGTGGACGTGGAGCTGCTGGGCGAGATGTTCGGCGCGCGCCGGGTGCGGCTGCCGCGCGCCGCGGCCCGGTCGGCGGTCGCCGCGGCCTGGGGGCTGCGGCTGCTGCCCGCCTCCCCGCACCTGTTCGACGCGGTGCTGCGGCTGCCGCTGATGGACTGCACCCGGGCGCGGGTGGAGCTCGGCTGGCGGCCGACGCGCACGGCGACGCAGGTGGTGGAGGAGTTCCTGCTGGGCATGCGGCAGGGCGCCGGGGAGAGCACGGCGCCGCTGCACGGCAGCGCGGTCGGCTGA
- a CDS encoding aminoglycoside phosphotransferase family protein, with translation MEDSRERARRVLAGAGLPPDALAGVRPLTGGTYNTVEEILLTDGTRYVLKVPPPPGVPGLRHERRLLVAEAAFCAGAEQARVPAPRAVSLAPDDTAPHLLMTACPGVPWPEADPTDEERTGLRTELGRQVARLHRVTGTAFGYPSGALGPLAPDWRSAFTTMTGAVLADARDHRPWLPRPVDEVAAVLRAAAPALDAVGVPVLVHFDLWPGNILVDRPADGPARIGGLIDGERMFWGDPLADFVSLALLGDIRRDDAFLAGYAEEGGPAALDGSARLRLALYRAYLDLIMLTETVPRAVGAEDARRVRESVGPHLAATLDEITALSTCTP, from the coding sequence ATGGAGGACTCACGGGAACGGGCCCGCCGGGTGCTCGCGGGCGCGGGCCTGCCGCCCGACGCCCTGGCCGGGGTGCGCCCGCTGACCGGGGGCACCTACAACACCGTCGAGGAGATCCTCCTGACCGACGGTACCCGCTACGTCCTGAAGGTCCCGCCCCCGCCCGGCGTGCCCGGCCTGCGCCACGAGCGGCGGCTGCTGGTCGCGGAGGCCGCGTTCTGCGCGGGCGCGGAGCAGGCCCGGGTGCCCGCGCCACGCGCCGTGTCCCTCGCCCCGGACGACACGGCGCCGCACCTGCTGATGACCGCCTGCCCGGGCGTGCCCTGGCCCGAGGCGGACCCCACCGACGAGGAACGGACCGGCCTGCGCACCGAACTGGGCCGCCAGGTGGCGCGGCTGCACCGGGTCACCGGTACCGCGTTCGGCTACCCCTCCGGCGCGCTCGGCCCGCTCGCCCCCGACTGGCGGTCCGCCTTCACCACGATGACCGGCGCCGTGCTCGCCGACGCCCGCGACCACCGCCCCTGGCTGCCCCGCCCCGTCGACGAGGTGGCCGCCGTCCTCCGGGCCGCCGCTCCCGCGCTCGACGCGGTCGGCGTGCCGGTGCTGGTCCACTTCGACCTGTGGCCGGGCAACATCCTGGTGGACCGCCCGGCGGACGGCCCCGCCCGGATCGGCGGACTGATCGACGGCGAGCGGATGTTCTGGGGCGACCCGCTCGCCGACTTCGTCTCCCTGGCGCTGCTCGGCGACATCCGGCGGGACGACGCCTTCCTCGCCGGCTACGCGGAGGAGGGCGGCCCCGCGGCCCTCGACGGGAGCGCCCGTCTCCGCCTCGCCCTGTACCGCGCCTACCTCGACCTGATCATGCTCACCGAGACCGTGCCCCGGGCCGTCGGCGCCGAGGACGCGCGCCGGGTCCGGGAGAGTGTCGGCCCGCACCTGGCGGCCACGCTGGACGAGATCACCGCCCTGAGCACGTGCACACCGTGA
- a CDS encoding FBP domain-containing protein yields MRALTEQDIRGSFINCSKGEAKRLSVPRDLADRPWDDLDFLGWGDPGAPDRSYLVVERRDRLVGVALRFQPAQRGFLHRSMCSLCLTTHPRGGVSLMTARKSGPAGREGNSVGAYMCTDLACSLYLRGLKVPETGVRFEESLTLEEQIDRTRSNLFAFVDKL; encoded by the coding sequence ATGAGAGCACTCACCGAGCAGGACATCCGCGGTTCCTTCATCAACTGCTCGAAGGGTGAGGCGAAGCGGCTGTCCGTGCCCCGCGACCTGGCCGATCGTCCGTGGGACGACCTCGACTTCCTCGGCTGGGGCGATCCCGGCGCACCCGACCGCAGCTATCTGGTCGTCGAGCGGCGGGACCGGCTCGTCGGAGTGGCCCTGCGCTTCCAGCCCGCCCAGCGGGGTTTCCTGCACCGCAGCATGTGCTCCCTGTGCCTGACGACCCATCCGCGCGGCGGAGTCTCGCTGATGACCGCGCGCAAGTCGGGCCCGGCGGGCCGGGAGGGCAACTCGGTCGGCGCCTACATGTGCACCGACCTGGCCTGCTCCCTGTACCTGCGCGGGCTGAAGGTGCCGGAGACCGGGGTCCGGTTCGAGGAGAGCCTCACCCTGGAGGAGCAGATCGACCGCACACGGAGCAATCTTTTCGCCTTCGTCGACAAGCTGTAG
- a CDS encoding aromatic acid exporter family protein translates to MHVVRQMTMPAVRFLKQHRDPLTVQTVRSAAAATLAYVIAVRLSPEAAPLTAPLTALLVVQVTLYSTLTTGLRRVNSVVTGVVLAILFSLLVGLTWWSLGLLILAALVTGHVVRAGEFVPEVAISAMLVLGVTTHGDTAWARIVETLIGAVVGMGFNLLLAPPVWVEEAGASIEELARRVRQLMLRIGEEAAGRPPAARAAARLHEARRLDHDISEVDADLRQAEESLRLNPRVREGLLHRVVLRTGLDTLEICTVVLRVLARTLTDLAKEREPERLFSEETGQVFEQLLAEIADAVVSFAVLVTTSVSANAESAEERLASQLRQAAGTRDKLAELLYEEAGRDPQRWQLLGALLTEVNRILDEMDTEHRTRRLFEELDRHSREQRERLPRLTRMRDRLSRIRRDRDGEPARR, encoded by the coding sequence ATGCACGTCGTACGCCAGATGACCATGCCTGCCGTCCGGTTCCTCAAGCAACACCGTGATCCGCTGACCGTGCAGACGGTGCGGTCGGCGGCCGCGGCGACGCTCGCCTACGTCATCGCGGTCCGGCTGAGCCCGGAGGCCGCGCCGCTCACCGCCCCCCTGACCGCGCTGCTCGTCGTCCAGGTCACCCTGTACTCCACGCTGACCACCGGTCTGCGCCGGGTGAACTCCGTGGTGACCGGCGTGGTGCTGGCGATCCTCTTCAGCCTGCTGGTGGGTCTGACCTGGTGGAGCCTCGGCCTGCTGATCCTCGCGGCACTGGTCACCGGCCATGTGGTGCGGGCGGGCGAGTTCGTGCCCGAGGTGGCGATCAGCGCGATGCTGGTGCTCGGGGTGACCACGCACGGGGACACCGCCTGGGCGCGCATCGTGGAGACGCTGATCGGGGCCGTCGTCGGGATGGGGTTCAACCTGCTGCTGGCACCGCCCGTGTGGGTGGAGGAGGCCGGCGCCTCCATCGAGGAGCTGGCGCGCCGGGTGCGGCAGCTGATGCTGCGGATCGGCGAGGAGGCCGCCGGCCGTCCGCCCGCGGCGCGCGCGGCGGCCCGGCTGCACGAGGCCCGCCGGCTGGACCACGACATCAGCGAGGTCGACGCGGACCTGCGGCAGGCGGAGGAGAGTCTGCGGCTCAACCCCCGGGTGCGGGAGGGGCTGCTGCACCGGGTGGTGCTGCGCACCGGTCTGGACACGCTGGAGATCTGCACGGTGGTGCTGCGGGTGCTGGCCCGCACCCTCACCGACCTGGCGAAGGAACGGGAGCCGGAACGTCTCTTCAGCGAGGAGACGGGGCAGGTCTTCGAGCAGTTGCTGGCGGAGATCGCCGACGCCGTGGTCAGCTTCGCGGTGCTGGTCACCACGAGCGTGAGCGCCAACGCCGAGTCGGCGGAGGAGCGGCTCGCCTCGCAGCTGCGGCAGGCGGCCGGCACCCGCGACAAGCTGGCGGAGCTGCTGTACGAGGAGGCCGGGCGCGACCCGCAGCGGTGGCAGCTGCTGGGCGCCCTGCTGACGGAGGTCAACCGGATCCTCGACGAGATGGACACCGAGCACCGGACCCGGCGGCTGTTCGAGGAGCTCGACCGCCACTCGCGCGAGCAGCGCGAACGGCTTCCCCGGCTCACCCGGATGCGGGACCGGCTGTCCCGCATCCGCCGCGACCGGGACGGGGAGCCCGCGCGGCGCTGA
- a CDS encoding lactonase family protein, translated as MNKADLSRRRFVGAFAGTAAGVSLSACDGGSPPSDVPVPPAPATVTGPPAPSATPPGPRPLYLGTYTSADGGGEGIGLAAYDPATGRITGAGVVGGVGDPSFLAVHPDGRTLYAVNEREEGAVTAVRLSDRKVLGSSATGGSSPCHLSVHPRGRFLLSADYGSGSVAVHRIRVSGALGERTETVTHSEPPPGPGQQGPHAHQCVTAPDGGHVLAVDLGTDTVYTYRLDERAGTLTEVSRATARPGAGPRHLAFHPGGRYAYLANELDDTVAVCAYEPRSGRLTIGEPQPTGSGSGTNYPAQLVVTGDGRYAYLANRGHNSLARYAVEEDGARLRLLGTVPVGGDFPRHIALSPDGGLLFAANQRSGDVTVFHVDADSGELRPAGEPFASPVAVCALPL; from the coding sequence ATGAACAAGGCCGACTTGAGCAGGCGCCGCTTCGTGGGCGCGTTCGCGGGGACGGCCGCGGGGGTGTCGCTGTCCGCCTGCGACGGCGGTTCCCCGCCGTCCGACGTGCCGGTCCCGCCGGCTCCCGCCACGGTGACCGGCCCGCCGGCGCCGAGCGCGACGCCCCCGGGGCCGCGCCCGCTGTACCTGGGCACGTACACCTCGGCCGACGGCGGCGGCGAGGGCATCGGTCTGGCGGCGTACGACCCGGCGACGGGGCGGATCACCGGCGCGGGCGTCGTCGGCGGGGTGGGCGACCCGTCGTTCCTGGCCGTGCACCCGGACGGCCGCACGCTGTACGCGGTGAACGAGCGGGAGGAGGGCGCCGTGACCGCCGTGCGGCTGTCCGACCGGAAGGTCCTGGGCAGCAGCGCCACGGGCGGCTCCTCCCCCTGCCATCTGTCGGTGCACCCCCGTGGCCGGTTCCTGCTGAGCGCCGACTACGGCTCGGGCAGTGTCGCGGTGCACCGCATCCGGGTGTCGGGTGCGCTCGGCGAGCGCACGGAGACGGTCACCCACTCCGAGCCGCCGCCGGGCCCGGGCCAACAGGGCCCGCACGCCCATCAGTGCGTCACCGCTCCGGACGGCGGTCACGTCCTCGCCGTGGACCTGGGCACGGACACCGTGTACACGTACCGCCTGGACGAACGGGCCGGCACCCTGACCGAGGTCTCCCGGGCGACCGCGCGGCCCGGCGCGGGACCACGCCACCTGGCCTTCCATCCCGGGGGCCGGTACGCCTACCTCGCCAACGAGCTCGACGACACGGTGGCGGTGTGCGCGTACGAGCCCCGGTCGGGCCGGCTGACGATCGGCGAGCCGCAGCCGACGGGCTCGGGGTCCGGCACCAACTACCCGGCGCAGCTCGTCGTCACCGGCGACGGCCGGTACGCGTACCTCGCGAACCGGGGGCACAACAGCCTCGCCCGGTACGCCGTCGAGGAGGACGGGGCCCGGCTGCGACTGCTCGGCACGGTGCCGGTGGGCGGCGACTTCCCCCGCCACATCGCCCTCTCCCCCGACGGCGGGCTGCTGTTCGCGGCGAACCAGAGGTCCGGCGACGTGACGGTGTTCCACGTGGACGCGGACAGCGGTGAACTGCGGCCGGCGGGCGAGCCGTTCGCGTCACCCGTCGCCGTCTGCGCGCTGCCGCTGTAG